The Narcine bancroftii isolate sNarBan1 chromosome 6, sNarBan1.hap1, whole genome shotgun sequence genome window below encodes:
- the LOC138737337 gene encoding octapeptide-repeat protein T2-like produces the protein MERGGQKEWDGDGGKGDRGKGRWRKWGQREGEEMEERRDRRKLATEESGDREKGRMRKVGGKGRWRKEGHREGGDRGKAGQREEEHKGKGETEERAGTGGDSGKGRPREGGDLGKGDRGKGKSVERGGQREGEGDGGKGDRGKGRWRKWEQREGEKMEERGNRGKEETEECGDRGKGRMRKVGSEGKGDMDLKGDKGKVGETDEMGTEGETEERG, from the exons ATGGAAAGAGGGGGACagaaggaatgggatggagatggaggaaagggagacagagggaaggggagatggaggaaatgggggcagagggaaggggaggagatggaggaaaggagggacAGACGGAAGTTGGCGACGGAGGAAAGTGGGgacagagagaaggggagaaTGAGGAAAGTGGG GGGTAAGGGAAGATGGAGGAAAGAGGGACATAGGGAAGGGGGAGACAGAGGAAAGGCGGGACAGAGGGAAGAGGAACACAAAGGAAAGGGGGAGACGGAGGAAAGGGCAGGCACTGGCGGAGACAGTGGAAAGGGGAGACCAAGGGAAGGGGGTGACTTGGGAAAaggtgacagagggaaggggaagtcGGTGGAAagagggggacagagggaaggggagggagatggaggaaagggagacagagggaaggggagatggaggaaatgggagcagagggaaggggagaagatggaagaaagggggaacagagggaaggaGGAGACGGAGGAAtgtggggacagagggaaggggagaatgaGGAAAGTGGGGTCAGAGGGAAAGGGGGACATGGACTTAAAAGGGGACAAAGGGAAAGTGGGTGAGACAGATGAAATGGGGACAGAGGGGGAGACAGAGGAAAGGGGGTGa